In bacterium, a single genomic region encodes these proteins:
- a CDS encoding flavin reductase, with product MEYEAFFKISYGLYIVSSKGMDRSSGFIANTVFQVTADPINFAMCCSKENFTNKLIKDSKLFSVSVLQKDGNPGLFGLFGYKSGKDVDKFKDTEFITGKTGVPIVIEDTIAWFECEVIKMMELPTHSMFIGRVVNNELIHGDREPLTYAYYRDVKKGKAPKNAPTYIKK from the coding sequence ATGGAATATGAAGCCTTTTTTAAAATCTCATACGGACTCTATATTGTAAGTTCAAAAGGTATGGACAGATCGAGCGGCTTTATTGCCAATACCGTATTTCAGGTAACTGCTGATCCGATAAACTTTGCAATGTGCTGCAGTAAAGAAAATTTCACAAATAAACTTATAAAAGATAGTAAATTGTTTTCTGTTTCTGTTTTGCAGAAAGATGGAAATCCCGGGCTTTTCGGATTATTCGGATACAAAAGCGGCAAAGATGTTGATAAATTTAAGGATACGGAATTTATTACGGGAAAGACCGGAGTACCCATAGTAATTGAAGATACGATTGCATGGTTTGAGTGTGAGGTTATAAAAATGATGGAACTGCCGACACACAGCATGTTTATAGGGAGAGTTGTGAATAATGAACTGATTCACGGAGACAGGGAGCCTTTAACCTATGCTTATTACAGGGATGTAAAAAAGGGAAAGGCGCCTAAAAATGCTCCGACATATATTAAAAAATGA